CGTAAATGACCAGGGCACGGCGGGGTGCGTCGGGACTACGGTGGAAGGTGAGCCGGTTAACTTGTGCGAAACAAATGAGTCACGCCCGAGAAACCACCCGTCCCTAGGGTCGAGGTCAGCGTGTGCCACCCGCACTGGCCGCACGAACGAACTACCACCCCGGCGGGACGGTCGGGAGTAGGAGGAGCTGGATGTTCCAGAACGCCGACGAGGCCAAGAAGTTCATCGCGGACGAGGACGTCAAGTTCATCGACGTCCGCTTCTGCGACCTCCCGGGCGTGATGCAGCACTTCACGGTGCCTGCTGAGGCGTTCGACGCGGACGAGGAGCTGGCCTTCGACGGCTCGTCCATCCGCGGCTTCCAGGCCATTCACGAGTCCGACATGGCGCTGCGCGCGGACCTGTCGACCGCCCGTGTCGACCCGTTCCGCCGTGACAAGACGCTGAACATCAACTTCTTCATCCACGACCCGATCACGGGCGAGCAGTACTCCCGTGACCCGCGCAACGTGGCGAAGAAGGCCGAGGCCTACCTCGCCTCCACCGGTATCGCCGACACGGCGTACTTCGGTCCCGAGGCCGAGTTCTACGTCTTCGACTCCGTCCGCTTCGCGACCACCGCGAACGAGTCCTTCTACCACATCGACTCCGAGGCCGGCGCCTGGAACACCGGTGCGCTCGAGGACAACCGTGGTTACAAGGTCCGTTACAAGGGCGGCTACTTCCCGGTCCCGCCGGTCGACCACTTCGCCGACCTGCGCGCCGAGATCTCCCTGGAGCTGAACCGGGCCGGCCTTCAGGTCGAGCGCCAGCACCACGAGGTGGGCACCGCCGGCCAGGCCGAGATCAACTACAAGTTCAACACGCTGCTCGCCGCGGCCGACGACCTCCAGCTCTTCAAGTACATCGTGAAGAACGTGGCGTGGAAGAACGGCAAGACGGCGACCTTCATGCCGAAGCCGATCTTCGGTGACAACGGCTCGGGCATGCACGTCCACCAGTCCCTGTGGACGGGCGGCTCCCCGCTGTTCTACGACGAGGCCGGTTACGCGGGCCTGTCGGACACCGCCCGCTACTACATCGGCGGCATCCTCAAGCACGCTCCGTCGCTGCTGGCCTTCACCAACCCGACGGTGAACTCGTACCACCGCCTGGTCCCCGGCTTCGAGGCCCCGGTGAACCTGGTCTACTCGCAGCGCAACCGCTCCGCGGCCATGCGTATCCCGATCACGGGCTCGAACCCGAAGGCCAAGCGCGTCGAGTTCCGCGCGCCCGACTC
This region of Streptomyces caelestis genomic DNA includes:
- the glnA gene encoding type I glutamate--ammonia ligase, with protein sequence MFQNADEAKKFIADEDVKFIDVRFCDLPGVMQHFTVPAEAFDADEELAFDGSSIRGFQAIHESDMALRADLSTARVDPFRRDKTLNINFFIHDPITGEQYSRDPRNVAKKAEAYLASTGIADTAYFGPEAEFYVFDSVRFATTANESFYHIDSEAGAWNTGALEDNRGYKVRYKGGYFPVPPVDHFADLRAEISLELNRAGLQVERQHHEVGTAGQAEINYKFNTLLAAADDLQLFKYIVKNVAWKNGKTATFMPKPIFGDNGSGMHVHQSLWTGGSPLFYDEAGYAGLSDTARYYIGGILKHAPSLLAFTNPTVNSYHRLVPGFEAPVNLVYSQRNRSAAMRIPITGSNPKAKRVEFRAPDSSGNPYLAFSALLLAGLDGIKNKIEPAEPIDKDLYELAPEEHAGVPQVPTSLPAVLDSLEADHEFLLQGDVFTPDLIETWIDYKRTNEIAPLQLRPHPHEFELYFDV